One window from the genome of Paraconexibacter algicola encodes:
- the fliW gene encoding flagellar assembly protein FliW yields MTNDKKDPSMTVVLQSSRFGRIEIPSDAVLDFPAGLIGLGGTRYALLARSEESAFVWLHSLDDPELAVPLTNPWRFFPTYEVELADEEADRIGITDAEATSVYVTVRAAESLQDFCANLRAPILIAHGAGHQVINQAPDAPVRAPLFPTAAEQAA; encoded by the coding sequence ATGACCAACGACAAGAAGGACCCCTCAATGACCGTCGTGCTGCAGAGCTCGCGGTTCGGGCGGATCGAGATCCCCTCGGACGCGGTGCTCGACTTCCCCGCGGGCCTCATCGGCCTCGGGGGCACCCGCTACGCGCTGCTGGCGCGCAGCGAGGAGAGCGCGTTCGTCTGGCTGCACTCGCTGGACGATCCCGAGCTCGCCGTCCCGCTGACCAACCCCTGGCGGTTCTTCCCCACCTACGAGGTGGAGCTGGCCGACGAGGAGGCCGATCGCATCGGGATCACCGACGCGGAGGCGACCTCCGTGTACGTGACCGTCCGTGCGGCAGAGTCCCTGCAGGACTTCTGCGCGAACCTCCGCGCGCCGATCCTGATCGCGCACGGCGCCGGCCACCAGGTCATCAACCAGGCCCCGGACGCGCCCGTGCGCGCGCCGCTGTTCCCGACCGCCGCCGAGCAGGCGGCCTAG
- the csrA gene encoding carbon storage regulator CsrA, with amino-acid sequence MLIITRRPGEKLMVGDDVVIEVIEVNGSSVRIGIAAPKSIPVYREEIYSAVKEENTAAASADAAQLPDDLPSSTNT; translated from the coding sequence ATGCTCATCATCACCCGACGCCCCGGCGAGAAGCTCATGGTCGGCGACGACGTCGTGATCGAGGTCATCGAGGTGAACGGCTCGTCCGTGCGCATCGGCATCGCCGCGCCGAAGTCGATTCCCGTGTACCGGGAGGAGATCTACTCCGCGGTGAAGGAGGAGAACACGGCCGCCGCCTCGGCGGACGCCGCGCAGCTCCCCGACGACCTTCCCAGCAGCACCAACACCTAG
- a CDS encoding flagellin yields the protein MSLRIQNNVEALTAHRQLTTTSAQTSKSMERLSSGYRINRAADDSAGLGISEKMRGQIRGLGQAQRNAQDAVSLVQTAEGSLDEVHSMLQRVRELAVQYKNGALSQASRDAIQTEVNQLASEIERIGSTAEFNGLSVLNAATSMTFQVGANDGETISVATVSLGSAVGTAYASLSATGTADISEIDAAIDAVTAQRSAFGAAQNRLEHTMRNLGVYQENLVAAESRIRDVDMAEEMVRLSKNQILTQAGTAMLAQANQAPQSVLSLLRG from the coding sequence ATGTCCCTCCGCATTCAGAACAACGTCGAGGCGCTCACCGCGCACCGGCAGCTCACCACCACGAGCGCCCAGACCTCGAAGTCGATGGAGCGCCTGAGCTCCGGCTACCGCATCAACCGTGCGGCGGACGACTCGGCGGGCCTCGGCATCTCCGAGAAGATGCGCGGCCAGATCCGCGGGCTCGGCCAGGCGCAGCGCAACGCGCAGGACGCCGTGTCGCTCGTGCAGACCGCCGAGGGCTCGCTCGACGAGGTCCACTCGATGCTGCAGCGCGTGCGCGAGCTCGCGGTCCAGTACAAGAACGGCGCGCTCTCCCAGGCGTCCCGTGACGCGATCCAGACCGAGGTCAACCAGCTCGCCTCCGAGATCGAGCGGATCGGCTCGACCGCCGAGTTCAACGGCCTGTCGGTGCTGAACGCCGCGACCTCGATGACCTTCCAGGTCGGCGCCAACGACGGCGAGACGATCTCGGTCGCCACCGTGAGCCTCGGCTCCGCCGTCGGCACCGCGTACGCGTCGCTGAGCGCGACCGGCACCGCGGACATCTCCGAGATCGACGCGGCGATCGACGCGGTCACCGCGCAGCGCTCCGCGTTCGGCGCGGCGCAGAACCGGCTCGAGCACACGATGCGCAACCTCGGCGTCTACCAGGAGAACCTGGTGGCCGCGGAGTCCCGCATCCGCGACGTCGACATGGCGGAGGAGATGGTGAGGCTCAGCAAGAACCAGATCCTCACCCAGGCCGGCACGGCGATGCTCGCGCAGGCCAACCAGGCCCCGCAGTCGGTCCTGAGCCTGCTGCGCGGCTAG
- a CDS encoding LysR family transcriptional regulator, with protein MSVTYDLRLLTSFLAVADELHFGRAAERLQVAQPALSQQLRRLETQLGVQLFDRDARKVELTGAGEAFLPGAREAVAAAHRAALAAQRVTDTAPAVLRVAVDLDLPERVLQQIRLFSQIRSEIELKVVRQHQGDALDALHEDQLDLVVGWGRMPYGPPLRSLTLDSEEILAVLRDDHPEAARPTMTRDAFGRGQFVMFEREQSADVFDWLAVAAAGRQPEQLRIQQVRSLDDGASAMLRSAGRGCGQTIVAASRFDAAAHPRLRTIPFDPPLRHEIVAMWTAESESAAVLALADSWGRA; from the coding sequence ATGTCCGTGACCTACGACCTGCGACTGCTGACGTCGTTCCTCGCGGTCGCGGACGAGCTGCACTTCGGCCGGGCGGCGGAGCGCCTGCAGGTCGCGCAGCCCGCGTTGTCCCAGCAGCTGCGACGTCTCGAGACCCAGCTCGGCGTGCAGCTGTTCGACCGTGACGCGCGGAAGGTCGAGCTGACCGGGGCGGGCGAGGCGTTCCTCCCCGGCGCGCGGGAGGCGGTCGCGGCGGCGCACCGTGCCGCACTGGCCGCGCAGCGCGTGACCGACACCGCGCCGGCCGTGCTCCGCGTCGCCGTGGATCTCGACCTGCCCGAGCGCGTCCTGCAGCAGATCCGGCTGTTCTCCCAGATCCGGTCGGAGATCGAGCTGAAGGTCGTACGCCAGCACCAGGGCGACGCCCTCGACGCGCTCCACGAAGACCAGCTCGACCTCGTCGTTGGCTGGGGCCGCATGCCGTACGGGCCGCCGCTGCGCTCCCTGACCCTCGACAGCGAGGAGATCCTCGCGGTGCTGCGCGACGACCACCCGGAGGCGGCGCGCCCGACGATGACGCGCGACGCGTTCGGCCGCGGCCAGTTCGTGATGTTCGAGCGGGAGCAGTCCGCGGACGTCTTCGACTGGCTCGCCGTCGCAGCGGCCGGGCGCCAGCCGGAGCAGCTGCGCATCCAGCAGGTCCGGTCCCTGGACGACGGGGCCAGCGCGATGCTGCGCTCGGCCGGCCGCGGGTGCGGCCAGACGATCGTCGCGGCGTCGCGGTTCGACGCCGCCGCGCACCCGCGCCTGCGCACGATCCCCTTCGACCCGCCGCTGCGCCACGAGATCGTGGCGATGTGGACGGCGGAGTCGGAGTCGGCCGCCGTGCTGGCGCTCGCCGACTCCTGGGGGAGAGCGTGA
- a CDS encoding VOC family protein, which produces MTRMIFVNLPVRDVQASRAFYTSLGFTINERFSDETVACVVVSESIFVMVMERSRFEGFSLNPISPAGTTEVLNCLSCESREEVDQLVTKALDNGGATWKPAMDMDFMYGGSFQDPDGHAWELNWMDPAALQGDAAPEAATA; this is translated from the coding sequence ATGACCCGCATGATCTTCGTCAACCTCCCCGTCCGCGACGTCCAGGCCTCCCGCGCCTTCTACACGTCACTCGGCTTCACCATCAACGAGCGGTTCAGCGACGAGACGGTCGCCTGCGTCGTCGTCAGCGAGTCGATCTTCGTGATGGTCATGGAGCGCTCGCGCTTCGAGGGCTTCAGCCTCAACCCGATCTCCCCCGCCGGTACCACCGAGGTCCTCAACTGCCTCTCCTGCGAGAGCCGCGAGGAGGTCGACCAGCTCGTCACGAAGGCGCTCGACAACGGCGGCGCCACGTGGAAGCCGGCCATGGACATGGACTTCATGTACGGCGGCAGCTTCCAGGACCCGGACGGCCACGCCTGGGAGCTCAACTGGATGGATCCGGCGGCCCTCCAAGGCGACGCGGCCCCGGAGGCCGCCACCGCCTAG
- a CDS encoding pre-peptidase C-terminal domain-containing protein has translation MGPVHRRIVALACALSGGLAAPGTALAVDPAPTALPALPGAEVEPNGTAATATPITPGTRVRASAVPVADVDVYRFTARTGDRVMAAVLTSGSAGSVPDSELRLLASDGTTVLELDDDNGTFAALSSSISGAIIPADGTYYLRVEPTTKVVNPGTMRPYDLYLDVRSGAPTPEVEGNDSVATANAFTGYVSGARNPAAAPEQDFFRVTLAAGDTIFLSMDLDPERDGTTYDGRLGLGLFGDADNQSVVVDDAGNGDVAPTPNRPSEALAFTVRQAGTYYVLADSASAAVGGATATYRISGTVIPAAKPSCRTIAAPAGGPIADQPGGPTDIAIPVADSGLVDRAALQIDLTHAQMLDLDISLVTPSGTEIGLATDIGGAAGGQTKMGTLFDEFAAIPPSFTVLKGTALQPESIYRLSWLDGIPMQGTWKLRLRDDLVGNTGTVEAVSLILCARPAPAAGLTRYAATFESGDEGFTHSGAADEWERGTPATVGTSTGTAVAGLSTCAQGSACWKTDLDGTYNASSNQDLVSPPIDLTAATGPLALRWWMWFQLESASFDRARVSIENVADAADARTLFEWRDATMSNGVGNPAFSVPAAAGWGAHDADISAFAGKTVRLRFHLDSDASVQVSGLAIDDISIVEATQPLTVTATGTGTGHVDSSPAGIDCGTVLADHGSCAKAFVQGTAVTLTPRPAAGSEFAGWSGACTGTGACTVTMSGARAVTATFTALPPAPTPTATPGPTATPEPTPTVVPTGPPVVPAPTLAQSLVVGGPSTKRCVSRRTLTLRVRAPKGTTLKTVTATLRGRKLRIVKRGGEFRVSVDLTGRARGSYTVTIRVTTTGGKRATVTRTYRTCAKKRKR, from the coding sequence ATGGGACCGGTGCATCGTCGTATCGTCGCGCTCGCCTGCGCACTTTCGGGCGGCCTGGCCGCTCCGGGGACCGCGCTCGCGGTCGACCCGGCGCCGACGGCGCTCCCGGCGCTCCCGGGAGCCGAGGTCGAGCCCAACGGCACGGCGGCCACCGCGACGCCGATCACGCCGGGGACGCGGGTCCGGGCCTCCGCGGTCCCGGTGGCCGACGTCGACGTCTACCGCTTCACCGCCCGGACGGGAGACCGCGTCATGGCGGCGGTCCTCACCTCCGGGTCCGCGGGCTCGGTCCCCGACTCCGAGCTGCGGCTGCTCGCCTCCGACGGGACCACCGTGCTCGAGCTCGACGACGACAACGGGACGTTCGCCGCGCTCAGCTCCTCGATCAGCGGGGCGATCATCCCGGCCGACGGGACCTACTACCTGCGGGTCGAGCCCACCACGAAGGTCGTCAACCCGGGGACGATGCGTCCGTACGACCTGTACCTCGACGTGCGGTCGGGGGCGCCCACCCCCGAGGTCGAGGGCAACGACTCGGTCGCGACGGCGAACGCCTTCACCGGGTACGTGTCCGGGGCCCGCAACCCGGCGGCGGCCCCCGAGCAGGACTTCTTCCGCGTCACGCTCGCGGCCGGCGACACGATCTTCCTGTCGATGGACCTCGACCCCGAGCGCGACGGCACCACCTACGACGGCCGGCTCGGCCTGGGCCTCTTCGGGGACGCCGACAACCAGTCGGTCGTCGTCGACGACGCGGGCAACGGTGACGTCGCGCCCACGCCCAACCGGCCGTCGGAGGCGCTGGCGTTCACCGTGCGGCAGGCCGGCACGTACTACGTGCTCGCCGACTCGGCCTCCGCCGCCGTCGGCGGCGCGACCGCGACCTACCGGATCTCGGGCACCGTCATCCCGGCGGCGAAGCCGTCGTGCCGCACGATCGCCGCCCCCGCGGGCGGGCCGATCGCCGACCAGCCCGGCGGCCCGACCGACATCGCCATCCCGGTCGCCGACAGCGGCCTCGTCGACCGCGCCGCCCTGCAGATCGACCTGACCCACGCGCAGATGCTCGACCTCGACATCTCGCTCGTGACCCCCTCCGGCACCGAGATCGGGCTCGCCACCGACATCGGCGGGGCCGCGGGCGGGCAGACGAAGATGGGAACGCTGTTCGACGAGTTCGCCGCGATCCCCCCGTCCTTCACGGTGCTGAAGGGCACCGCGCTGCAGCCGGAGAGCATCTACCGGCTGTCCTGGCTCGACGGGATCCCCATGCAGGGCACCTGGAAGCTGCGGCTGCGCGACGACCTCGTGGGGAACACGGGCACCGTCGAGGCGGTCTCCCTGATCCTCTGCGCCCGCCCGGCCCCCGCGGCCGGCCTGACCCGGTACGCGGCGACGTTCGAGTCCGGCGACGAGGGCTTCACGCACTCCGGCGCCGCCGACGAGTGGGAGCGCGGCACGCCGGCCACGGTCGGCACCAGCACGGGAACCGCCGTCGCCGGCCTCAGCACGTGCGCCCAGGGCAGCGCCTGCTGGAAGACGGACCTCGACGGCACCTACAACGCCTCCAGCAACCAGGACCTCGTCTCGCCCCCGATCGACCTGACGGCGGCCACCGGGCCGCTGGCGCTGCGGTGGTGGATGTGGTTCCAGCTGGAGAGCGCGAGCTTCGACCGGGCGCGCGTCTCGATCGAGAACGTCGCCGACGCGGCCGACGCCCGCACCCTCTTCGAGTGGCGCGACGCGACGATGAGCAACGGCGTCGGCAACCCGGCCTTCTCGGTCCCGGCGGCCGCCGGATGGGGGGCGCACGACGCGGACATCTCCGCGTTCGCCGGCAAGACCGTGCGCCTGCGCTTCCACCTCGACAGCGACGCGTCGGTGCAGGTCTCCGGGCTCGCGATCGATGACATCTCGATCGTCGAGGCGACCCAGCCGCTGACCGTCACCGCGACCGGGACCGGCACCGGGCACGTCGACAGCAGTCCCGCGGGCATCGACTGCGGCACCGTGCTCGCGGACCACGGCAGCTGCGCGAAGGCGTTCGTCCAGGGCACCGCCGTGACGCTCACCCCGCGGCCCGCGGCCGGGTCGGAGTTCGCCGGCTGGTCCGGGGCCTGCACGGGTACGGGCGCCTGCACGGTCACGATGTCGGGGGCGCGCGCGGTCACCGCGACGTTCACGGCGCTCCCGCCCGCGCCGACGCCGACCGCCACGCCCGGCCCGACCGCCACGCCGGAGCCGACTCCCACGGTCGTCCCCACCGGCCCGCCCGTCGTCCCGGCGCCGACCCTCGCGCAGTCGCTCGTCGTCGGCGGACCGTCGACGAAGCGCTGCGTCAGCCGGCGCACGCTGACCCTCCGCGTCCGGGCGCCGAAGGGGACGACGCTGAAGACCGTCACGGCGACCCTCAGGGGCCGCAAGCTCAGGATCGTCAAGCGCGGAGGCGAGTTCCGCGTGAGCGTCGACCTGACCGGGAGGGCACGGGGCTCCTACACGGTCACGATCAGGGTGACCACGACGGGCGGGAAGCGGGCGACCGTGACCCGCACGTACCGGACCTGCGCGAAGAAGCGGAAGCGCTAG
- a CDS encoding protein kinase domain-containing protein, producing the protein MTVTVGTLLSDRYRLDAHVGAGGMSTVYRAFDTRLERQVAIKVLHPQGATDADQLERFRREARAVAQLNHPHIVQVIDAGEQDDAYRPTPYIVFEYVEGETLKARIRRHGKLPIGEAIAYTIEIARALGAAHDAGIVHRDVKPQNVLIDEEGSAKVTDFGIARTLDQEGLTADGRVLGTTDYVSPEQALGHAVTGQSDLYSLGIVLYEMLTGDVPFKGENQVAVAMKHVREDLPDVQVRRPEVSGALAAVLDRATAKELDQRYRSDATFVADLEDVLVQETRRTGQATGEATAVLRTLPEQSRRRLPRRVTQPWRLAVPGLLALIAIVGTVVILAQGDRVERGTGTRTPVDVKAPPGLQPISLGQDRASDYDPQGDGGEHSDAAKFVLDKDPNSIWDTERYQGGVLTKTSPPADPADLGVGIYLDAKPGVAARAMSIRTTTPGWKGKIFVARSAVPKTLPSDGWIELADVDATGRTTSIDLDTARQPFRYYLIWITKLPEGKDRAAISEVVLFR; encoded by the coding sequence GTGACCGTCACGGTCGGCACCCTGCTCAGCGATCGCTACCGGCTCGACGCCCACGTGGGCGCGGGCGGGATGTCGACCGTCTATCGGGCGTTCGACACCCGTCTGGAGCGGCAGGTGGCGATCAAGGTCCTGCACCCGCAGGGCGCGACGGACGCCGACCAGCTCGAGCGGTTCCGCCGCGAGGCGCGCGCCGTCGCGCAGCTGAACCACCCGCACATCGTGCAGGTGATCGACGCGGGCGAGCAGGACGACGCCTACCGTCCGACCCCGTACATCGTCTTCGAGTACGTCGAGGGCGAGACGCTGAAGGCCCGCATCCGCCGGCACGGCAAGCTGCCGATCGGCGAGGCGATCGCGTACACGATCGAGATCGCGCGCGCCCTGGGCGCCGCGCACGACGCGGGGATCGTGCACCGCGACGTCAAGCCCCAGAACGTCCTGATCGACGAGGAGGGCTCGGCGAAGGTCACGGACTTCGGGATCGCGCGGACGCTCGACCAGGAGGGCCTGACCGCCGACGGGCGCGTGCTCGGCACGACCGACTACGTGTCCCCCGAGCAGGCGCTCGGTCACGCGGTCACCGGCCAGTCGGACCTGTACTCGCTGGGCATCGTGCTCTACGAGATGCTCACCGGGGACGTCCCGTTCAAGGGCGAGAACCAGGTGGCGGTCGCGATGAAGCACGTCCGCGAGGACCTGCCCGACGTTCAGGTCCGCCGCCCGGAGGTCAGCGGCGCGCTCGCCGCCGTCCTCGACCGGGCGACCGCGAAGGAGCTCGACCAGCGCTACCGCTCCGACGCGACGTTCGTCGCCGACCTCGAGGACGTGCTCGTCCAGGAGACGCGCCGCACCGGTCAGGCGACGGGCGAGGCGACCGCGGTGCTGCGCACGCTGCCGGAGCAGTCGCGCCGCCGGCTGCCGCGCCGGGTCACGCAGCCGTGGCGGCTCGCCGTCCCCGGTCTGCTGGCGCTGATCGCGATCGTCGGCACGGTCGTGATCCTCGCGCAGGGCGACCGGGTCGAGCGCGGCACCGGCACGCGGACCCCGGTCGACGTGAAGGCGCCGCCGGGCCTGCAGCCGATCAGCCTCGGGCAGGACCGCGCGAGCGACTACGACCCGCAGGGCGACGGGGGCGAGCACTCCGACGCGGCGAAGTTCGTGCTCGACAAGGACCCCAACTCGATCTGGGACACCGAGCGCTACCAGGGCGGCGTCCTGACGAAGACCTCCCCGCCCGCGGACCCGGCGGACCTCGGGGTCGGCATCTACCTCGACGCCAAGCCGGGCGTCGCGGCCCGCGCGATGTCGATCCGCACGACGACGCCGGGCTGGAAGGGCAAGATCTTCGTCGCCAGGAGCGCGGTCCCCAAGACGTTGCCGTCCGACGGCTGGATCGAGCTGGCCGACGTCGACGCGACCGGTCGCACGACGAGCATCGACCTCGACACCGCCCGTCAGCCGTTCCGCTACTACCTCATCTGGATCACGAAGCTGCCCGAGGGCAAGGACCGGGCGGCGATCAGCGAAGTGGTGCTCTTCCGATAG
- the ligA gene encoding NAD-dependent DNA ligase LigA, which translates to MADADPRDRIDELAAALRAWREEYYAGEPSVDDATFDAAEDELRGLLAEHPDLTPADNPLDQVGAAPSGARRAIRHARPMLSLAKVSPANREEGVREFAQRFPGQPLRVTPKLDGVSLSIVFQDGALEYVATRGDGTTGEEVTSAARAVIPELPTALGDGAAGRVEVRGEAVMLQSTFDAYNAAHPDKPLANPRNACAGTLLQKDPAAAAEAGRVLRFYAFDVHAPEATDLTVQGLADRGFHVPAIEVVEGADAVLEVIAAIEAARPTNDFDIDGAVVQLDAAKAFAAAGNRSSTPRGAVAVKLAAEERETVLRDISWEVGPGGKVVPRAVLEPVFVGGTTVSSATLANQEVVRARGVKVGMRVLVKRAGDVIPFVSGPAPGPQPDDVREAEIPTHCPSCGTELVEQGNSRELFCTNLDCPAQTLRRLQWWAGRAAADMEAVGEVWIAKLYEDGVLRTPADFYAITAEQLMEYDRMGEVSSRRFVESIERSKDMGLRRALIGFGIRHAREGTAKRLCQAGFGSVEEIAAASAEDLAAVKDIGPIVARSIADYFARPEVAELVAALRAHGVSLDVRDEDRPVEVAAAADTPLKGATVVVTGAIVHPDTGEKVARPAFVRLLEQAGATSASSVSASTTFLITGNDVGASKTAKAQKLEVAVVDQAQAWGWLADAGVS; encoded by the coding sequence ATGGCCGACGCTGACCCCCGGGACCGGATCGACGAGCTCGCCGCCGCGCTGCGCGCGTGGCGCGAGGAGTACTACGCCGGCGAGCCGTCGGTCGACGACGCGACGTTCGACGCGGCCGAGGACGAGCTGCGCGGGCTGCTGGCCGAGCACCCGGACCTGACCCCGGCCGACAACCCGCTGGACCAGGTCGGGGCCGCGCCGTCGGGCGCGCGGCGCGCGATCCGGCACGCCCGTCCGATGCTGTCGCTGGCGAAGGTCTCGCCCGCCAACCGCGAGGAGGGCGTCCGCGAGTTCGCGCAGCGGTTCCCCGGTCAGCCGCTCCGCGTCACGCCGAAGCTCGACGGGGTGTCGCTGAGCATCGTCTTCCAGGACGGGGCGCTCGAGTACGTCGCCACCCGCGGCGACGGGACGACCGGCGAGGAGGTGACGTCCGCGGCGCGCGCGGTGATCCCGGAGCTGCCGACCGCGCTCGGGGACGGCGCAGCGGGCCGGGTCGAGGTGCGCGGCGAGGCAGTGATGCTGCAGTCGACCTTCGACGCGTACAACGCGGCGCACCCGGACAAGCCGCTGGCCAACCCGCGCAACGCGTGCGCGGGCACGCTGCTGCAGAAGGACCCGGCCGCGGCGGCGGAGGCGGGGCGCGTGCTGCGGTTCTACGCGTTCGACGTGCACGCCCCCGAGGCCACGGACCTGACGGTGCAGGGCCTCGCCGACCGCGGGTTCCACGTGCCGGCGATCGAGGTCGTGGAGGGCGCCGACGCGGTGCTCGAGGTGATCGCGGCGATCGAGGCGGCGCGGCCGACGAACGACTTCGACATCGACGGCGCGGTCGTCCAGCTCGACGCGGCGAAGGCGTTCGCCGCCGCGGGCAACCGGTCGAGCACGCCGCGCGGCGCGGTGGCGGTGAAGCTCGCGGCGGAGGAGCGCGAGACGGTCCTGCGCGACATCTCCTGGGAGGTCGGGCCGGGCGGCAAGGTCGTGCCGCGCGCGGTGCTCGAGCCGGTGTTCGTCGGCGGCACCACGGTGTCGAGCGCGACGCTCGCCAACCAGGAGGTGGTCCGCGCGCGCGGCGTGAAGGTCGGCATGCGCGTGCTGGTCAAGCGCGCCGGGGACGTGATCCCGTTCGTGTCGGGTCCCGCCCCGGGCCCGCAGCCCGACGACGTGCGCGAGGCGGAGATCCCGACGCACTGCCCGTCCTGCGGCACCGAGCTCGTCGAGCAGGGCAACTCGCGGGAGCTGTTCTGCACGAACCTCGACTGCCCGGCGCAGACGCTGCGCCGGCTGCAGTGGTGGGCGGGCCGGGCGGCGGCGGACATGGAGGCCGTCGGCGAGGTGTGGATCGCGAAGCTCTACGAGGACGGCGTCCTGCGCACCCCGGCGGACTTCTACGCGATCACCGCCGAGCAGCTGATGGAGTACGACCGGATGGGCGAGGTCAGCTCGCGCCGGTTCGTCGAGTCGATCGAGCGGTCGAAGGACATGGGCCTGCGCCGGGCGCTGATCGGCTTCGGGATCCGTCATGCGCGTGAGGGCACGGCCAAGCGCCTGTGCCAGGCCGGCTTCGGGTCGGTGGAGGAGATCGCGGCCGCCTCGGCGGAGGACCTGGCGGCGGTGAAGGACATCGGGCCGATCGTCGCCCGGTCGATCGCGGACTACTTCGCGCGACCGGAGGTCGCGGAGCTCGTGGCGGCGCTGCGCGCGCACGGCGTGTCGCTCGACGTCCGCGACGAGGACCGGCCGGTGGAGGTGGCGGCCGCCGCCGACACGCCGCTGAAGGGGGCGACCGTCGTGGTGACCGGGGCGATCGTGCATCCGGACACGGGCGAGAAGGTCGCGCGACCGGCGTTCGTGCGGCTGCTGGAGCAGGCGGGCGCGACGAGCGCCTCGTCGGTGTCGGCGTCGACGACGTTCCTCATCACCGGCAACGACGTGGGCGCGTCGAAGACCGCGAAGGCCCAGAAGCTCGAGGTCGCGGTGGTCGACCAGGCGCAGGCGTGGGGCTGGCTGGCCGACGCGGGCGTCTCCTGA
- a CDS encoding Fur family transcriptional regulator gives MATLTTQHDAELTEALRRGGLRVTSQRLVLHRHLRAQDTHATAEQIRAAVADRLPGVSVQTVYATLELFEQLGIVRRVAAPGGATLFDSRRAPHHHLACRVCGRVQDLDAPAVALDAVLDAARAAGHADPVASVTVTGTCADCADITRG, from the coding sequence GTGGCGACGCTCACCACCCAGCACGACGCCGAGCTGACCGAGGCCCTCCGTCGCGGCGGGCTGCGCGTCACCTCCCAGCGGCTCGTCCTGCACCGGCACCTGCGCGCGCAGGACACGCACGCCACCGCCGAGCAGATCCGCGCCGCGGTCGCCGACCGCCTCCCGGGCGTGTCCGTGCAGACCGTCTACGCGACGCTCGAGCTGTTCGAGCAGCTCGGGATCGTGCGCCGCGTCGCCGCACCCGGCGGGGCCACGCTGTTCGACTCCCGGCGGGCGCCGCACCACCACCTCGCCTGCCGCGTCTGCGGCCGCGTGCAGGACCTCGACGCGCCCGCGGTGGCGCTCGACGCGGTGCTCGACGCCGCCCGCGCGGCCGGCCACGCGGACCCGGTCGCGTCGGTGACGGTCACGGGCACCTGCGCGGACTGCGCGGACATCACCCGCGGCTAA
- a CDS encoding D-alanine--D-alanine ligase family protein, which produces MRVAVLSGGRSSEHDVSLRSGAAVAAGLEQAGHEVVPVLLDREGGWRDPTGIPVEVVPGHGLLGADVVFPVLHGPFGEDGTVQGMLELLDVPYVGSGVLASAACMDKVVFKDLMAVGGIAQVGYALALAGEGVDAVAAREDVLALGFPCWVKPARLGSSVGIVKVRAAQELPDALRTAFAHDARVIVEANCSGLEIECSVLGPTEAPEVSVLGEIVIQSEWYDYEAKYTPGGMELVVPARISETAAARVRELAALAFSRAGCSGLARADFFVDGETVLLNELNTMPGFTATSVYGKLWDASGLAYPALVDRLCRIALDRHRAERAQRF; this is translated from the coding sequence GTGAGGGTCGCGGTCCTCTCCGGCGGCCGCTCCTCCGAGCACGACGTCTCGCTGCGCTCGGGCGCCGCGGTCGCCGCAGGTCTCGAGCAGGCCGGCCACGAGGTGGTCCCGGTGCTGCTCGACCGCGAGGGCGGCTGGCGCGACCCCACCGGCATCCCGGTCGAGGTCGTCCCCGGGCACGGCCTGCTCGGCGCCGACGTCGTCTTCCCCGTCCTGCACGGCCCGTTCGGCGAGGACGGCACCGTCCAGGGGATGCTCGAGCTGCTGGACGTCCCCTACGTCGGGTCCGGGGTCCTGGCCTCCGCCGCGTGCATGGACAAGGTCGTCTTCAAGGACCTCATGGCCGTCGGCGGCATCGCCCAGGTCGGCTACGCGCTCGCGCTGGCCGGGGAGGGCGTCGACGCCGTCGCGGCGCGCGAGGACGTCCTCGCGCTCGGGTTCCCGTGCTGGGTCAAGCCAGCACGGCTCGGGTCGAGCGTCGGGATCGTGAAGGTCCGGGCGGCGCAGGAGCTGCCCGACGCGCTGCGCACCGCCTTCGCGCACGACGCGCGCGTGATCGTCGAGGCGAACTGCAGCGGCCTGGAGATCGAGTGCTCCGTCCTCGGGCCGACCGAGGCGCCCGAGGTCTCCGTGCTCGGCGAGATCGTGATCCAGAGCGAGTGGTACGACTACGAGGCGAAGTACACGCCCGGCGGCATGGAGCTCGTCGTGCCCGCCCGGATCTCCGAGACCGCCGCCGCGCGCGTGCGCGAGCTCGCCGCGCTGGCCTTCTCCCGCGCCGGCTGCAGCGGCCTGGCCCGCGCCGACTTCTTCGTCGACGGCGAGACCGTCCTGCTCAACGAGCTCAACACGATGCCCGGCTTCACCGCCACCAGCGTCTACGGGAAGCTCTGGGACGCCTCCGGGCTCGCCTACCCCGCGCTCGTGGACCGGCTCTGCCGCATCGCGCTGGACCGCCACCGCGCCGAGCGCGCGCAGCGGTTCTAG